A window from Desulfovibrio subterraneus encodes these proteins:
- a CDS encoding helix-hairpin-helix domain-containing protein — MHRTLKDLRSVGPATIRDLAILGVCSVEDLSRKDAQRLYDDLCAITGQKHDICMLDVFTCAIAQARDPNLPDEQKDWFWWSAIRKGQPAPHCR, encoded by the coding sequence ATGCACCGTACACTGAAAGATCTTCGCTCGGTAGGCCCGGCCACAATACGCGACCTTGCCATACTGGGCGTTTGTTCCGTTGAAGACCTGTCCCGAAAGGATGCACAGAGGCTCTACGATGACCTGTGCGCGATCACAGGGCAGAAACATGACATATGTATGCTGGACGTATTTACATGCGCCATAGCGCAGGCGCGTGATCCGAATCTGCCGGACGAACAGAAGGACTGGTTCTGGTGGTCCGCAATACGCAAGGGCCAACCTGCACCACACTGCCGCTGA
- the rny gene encoding ribonuclease Y: protein MSLMSIGLVLLGAIIGAATGYALHKVVSSKRLNDAQELANRIIEEARKEAQAQKKEIILQGQDEIYNQKRTLEQEFKERESEIKSRDHKLQEQSERLERKREQATQKEQELLIQEKDFTRKERKLEEQAALLDEKMHEQELRLQEVSGLTADEAKERLFEEIESRTKHEAAKMMRQIEAEAKETASRKAKEILATAIQRYAGDYVGEQTVTAVTLPSEDMKGRIIGREGRNIRALEAATGVDLIIDDTPETVILSAYSPLRRQIAKMALERLISDGRIHPARIEDVVRKVQQELEVQLREVGEQATFDAGVHGIHADLIKLLGQLKYRTSFSQNVLQHSLEVASLCGMMAAELGLDVKRAKRAGLLHDIGKAVDHEVEGPHAIIGADLAKKYGESKEIIHAIAAHHEDQPPKSALAVLVQAADSLSGARPGARKELLENYVKRLEDLEGIATAFEGVSKAYAIQAGREIRVMVNSDNVDDDTTYLLCKDIAEQIEKNLTYPGQIRVTVIRERRAVGYAK, encoded by the coding sequence ATGAGTCTGATGTCCATCGGGCTCGTCCTGCTGGGTGCCATTATCGGCGCTGCAACCGGATACGCGCTGCATAAGGTCGTCTCCTCCAAGCGTCTCAACGACGCTCAGGAGCTGGCGAACCGGATCATAGAAGAAGCGCGCAAGGAAGCACAGGCCCAGAAGAAGGAGATAATCCTTCAGGGGCAGGACGAGATATACAACCAGAAGCGCACTCTTGAACAAGAGTTCAAAGAGCGCGAGTCAGAGATAAAGAGCCGTGATCACAAGCTGCAGGAGCAGTCTGAGCGCCTTGAGCGTAAACGTGAGCAGGCTACCCAGAAAGAGCAGGAACTGCTCATTCAGGAAAAGGACTTCACCCGCAAAGAACGCAAGCTCGAAGAACAGGCTGCCCTGCTGGATGAAAAGATGCACGAGCAGGAATTACGCCTGCAGGAAGTATCCGGACTGACAGCCGACGAAGCAAAGGAACGCCTTTTCGAAGAAATCGAGTCGCGTACCAAGCATGAAGCCGCAAAGATGATGCGGCAGATAGAGGCGGAAGCCAAGGAAACCGCAAGCCGCAAGGCCAAGGAAATTCTTGCGACCGCCATTCAGCGTTATGCGGGCGATTACGTGGGAGAACAGACCGTTACCGCGGTAACGCTGCCCAGCGAAGACATGAAGGGCCGTATCATCGGTCGTGAAGGCCGCAACATCCGTGCGCTGGAAGCAGCCACGGGCGTGGACCTGATTATCGACGACACCCCTGAAACCGTTATCCTTTCCGCATACAGCCCGCTGCGTCGCCAGATTGCCAAAATGGCTCTGGAGCGTCTCATCAGCGACGGCCGCATCCATCCTGCCCGCATTGAGGACGTTGTCCGCAAGGTGCAGCAGGAACTGGAAGTGCAGCTGCGTGAAGTGGGTGAGCAGGCTACCTTTGATGCCGGCGTGCACGGCATTCATGCAGACCTCATCAAGCTGCTCGGCCAGCTGAAATACCGCACCAGCTTCTCTCAGAACGTGCTTCAGCACTCTCTGGAAGTGGCCTCCCTGTGTGGCATGATGGCAGCCGAGCTCGGACTTGACGTGAAGCGCGCCAAGCGTGCCGGTCTGCTGCACGACATAGGCAAGGCTGTGGACCACGAAGTGGAAGGCCCCCACGCCATCATCGGCGCGGACCTTGCCAAGAAATACGGCGAAAGCAAGGAAATCATCCATGCCATTGCCGCTCACCATGAAGATCAGCCGCCCAAGTCTGCTCTGGCAGTGCTGGTGCAGGCGGCGGATTCCCTTTCCGGTGCCCGTCCCGGAGCCCGCAAGGAACTTCTCGAAAACTACGTGAAGCGCCTTGAGGATCTGGAAGGCATCGCCACCGCCTTTGAAGGCGTATCCAAGGCTTACGCCATTCAGGCGGGCCGCGAAATCCGCGTTATGGTTAACTCCGACAACGTGGACGACGATACCACCTACCTGCTGTGTAAGGACATCGCGGAGCAGATCGAAAAGAATCTCACCTACCCCGGTCAGATTCGAGTTACGGTCATTCGCGAACGCAGGGCGGTCGGTTACGCCAAATAA
- a CDS encoding MBL fold metallo-hydrolase, translating to MIVRCWGARGSIPVFGKEYLRYGGSTTCLELRTAGDDIMVIDAGTGIRQLGNRLLEEKRTSCTLFFTHAHWDHLMGFPFFRPVYRKDFSLTVYGCPLEEGDMKQLLSGLMSPPYFPVPLHGLHADVQWMRDAPTDTPIIVNGVSVRSIPLNHPNRGLGYKFVENGRTFVFLTDNELDGTHAGGRSYEEYVAFCTGADLLIHDAEFTEEEYAATRGWGHSTWTRALQLAMDAGVHRFGLFHHNQDHSDDVIDGIVTRCLAQLRQHGVEMQCFGVREGMEIDLS from the coding sequence ATGATTGTGAGGTGTTGGGGGGCACGTGGTTCCATTCCCGTTTTCGGGAAGGAATATCTGCGGTACGGTGGTTCCACCACCTGCCTTGAGCTGCGTACCGCCGGTGACGACATCATGGTCATAGATGCCGGTACAGGCATCCGCCAGCTGGGCAACAGGCTGCTTGAAGAAAAGCGGACCAGCTGTACGCTTTTCTTCACCCATGCGCATTGGGATCACCTGATGGGCTTTCCCTTCTTTCGTCCTGTCTACAGAAAGGATTTTTCCCTGACCGTATATGGCTGCCCCCTTGAAGAAGGCGACATGAAACAGCTGCTTTCCGGACTCATGTCACCCCCGTATTTCCCTGTTCCCCTGCACGGGCTGCATGCCGATGTCCAGTGGATGCGCGATGCACCGACGGATACCCCCATTATCGTGAATGGTGTTTCCGTCCGCAGCATCCCGTTAAATCATCCCAACCGGGGGCTGGGGTATAAGTTTGTGGAGAACGGCAGGACATTCGTGTTTCTGACCGATAATGAATTGGACGGCACCCATGCGGGAGGCAGATCATATGAAGAGTATGTCGCTTTCTGCACCGGCGCTGACCTGTTGATACACGATGCGGAATTTACCGAAGAGGAATATGCGGCCACCCGCGGCTGGGGGCATTCCACATGGACAAGAGCCCTGCAGTTGGCCATGGACGCCGGTGTGCATCGCTTCGGTCTGTTTCATCACAATCAGGATCATTCGGACGACGTGATTGACGGCATTGTCACCCGCTGTCTTGCCCAACTGCGGCAACATGGTGTTGAAATGCAATGCTTCGGCGTCCGCGAAGGCATGGAGATTGACCTGTCATGA
- a CDS encoding chemotaxis protein CheD: MTDDKHIIGIGEMAASARPEAMLKTFGLGSCVALVLYDPLTRVGGMVHIALPDSSLQAGRADGIGGAPGYYADKGVELLFRHVGRLRGTPFAAGLSAAIIGGASVLPNSSRFFIGQRNVEAVRSLLRQRGITLFAEDVGLELSRTVFFAVGTGEVTIISPGRKHVLMSLNTAAAGRAGTRAGSDGGSK, translated from the coding sequence ATGACTGATGATAAACATATTATAGGTATAGGCGAGATGGCGGCTTCCGCCCGTCCGGAGGCAATGCTCAAGACCTTCGGGCTTGGGTCGTGTGTCGCCCTTGTGCTCTATGATCCTCTGACAAGAGTGGGGGGGATGGTGCATATCGCCCTGCCGGACTCGTCGCTGCAGGCAGGCAGGGCGGATGGTATCGGCGGTGCTCCTGGCTATTATGCCGACAAGGGAGTGGAACTGCTGTTCCGCCATGTGGGCAGGCTGCGGGGCACTCCCTTTGCTGCGGGGCTTTCGGCCGCAATTATCGGCGGAGCCAGTGTGCTGCCCAACAGCAGTCGTTTTTTTATCGGGCAGCGCAATGTCGAAGCTGTTCGCTCGCTGCTGAGACAGCGCGGGATAACCCTTTTTGCGGAAGATGTGGGCCTTGAGCTGAGCAGAACGGTTTTTTTTGCGGTGGGTACGGGTGAGGTGACCATAATCTCTCCCGGGCGCAAGCATGTGCTCATGAGCCTGAATACCGCCGCGGCAGGGCGGGCAGGAACGAGGGCAGGAAGTGACGGGGGCAGTAAGTGA
- the zapA gene encoding cell division protein ZapA produces the protein MRSYNLNVLDLEVSFKAEADPSRVERAKKLVEERYNKLNFPGRQISKEKLLTFLVLGLADDLLQSDRKLEVLNRRMEMLVEKIDGGNI, from the coding sequence ATGCGCAGTTATAACCTGAATGTCTTGGATCTTGAGGTCTCTTTCAAGGCGGAGGCTGACCCCTCCAGGGTTGAGCGCGCCAAAAAATTGGTTGAAGAGCGTTACAATAAGCTCAATTTTCCAGGAAGGCAGATTAGCAAGGAGAAGCTACTGACGTTTCTGGTATTAGGACTGGCTGACGATCTCTTGCAATCCGACCGCAAGCTCGAAGTGCTCAACAGACGCATGGAGATGCTTGTGGAAAAGATAGATGGCGGGAACATCTGA
- a CDS encoding cell division protein ZapB, giving the protein MELIDQLEQRIDSLLETIAVLREDNRRLKDEVDLGLTVLEDENRALKEQLELERSTQDSVRQRIDALLLKLKDQTGGS; this is encoded by the coding sequence ATGGAGCTTATAGACCAGTTAGAACAGCGTATTGACTCACTTCTTGAAACGATTGCCGTCCTCAGGGAAGACAACAGACGCCTCAAGGATGAGGTAGATCTGGGACTTACCGTGCTTGAGGATGAAAATCGCGCTCTCAAGGAGCAGCTCGAATTGGAGCGGTCCACGCAGGACTCAGTTCGCCAGCGTATCGACGCCCTGTTGCTGAAGCTGAAAGACCAGACCGGGGGGTCATAG
- a CDS encoding aminopeptidase: MFDTLTLEKYADVIIWGLQRGRSGTFAKSDFILVNYDHDALPLAEEVCCQLHDRGFIPIQRAMPTPRMDYDRYTRANNKRLATLIPGDRDMYNHLNGSISLLAPSSLTHLAGVDPELLNLVQMARQPLRQIMNTREQMGTFGWTLCMYPTQALAAQARLSLQEYARQIELACYLDDGTPTRKWRLLAKQIEALREELTGLGNCTLKVESETVDLLLKVGERRTWAGLTGRNLPSFELYVSPDYRTVEGVYTSNLPSFRSGNIVRDVRLEFKAGRVTAVSAEHSEEFVIKQLNMDEGASRIGEFALVDKRFSRISAFMANTLYDENHGGTWGSMHMALGNAYTNTFAGEATEYNEELRRALGFNSSMLHWDLVNTDRKRVTAILADGTRKTIYEDGEFTL; the protein is encoded by the coding sequence ATGTTTGACACCCTTACGCTGGAAAAATATGCAGATGTCATCATCTGGGGACTGCAACGCGGCCGCAGCGGCACCTTTGCCAAAAGTGATTTCATTCTGGTGAATTATGATCACGATGCCCTGCCGCTTGCCGAAGAGGTCTGCTGCCAGCTGCATGATCGCGGCTTTATTCCCATCCAGAGAGCTATGCCCACGCCGCGCATGGATTATGACCGGTACACCAGAGCCAACAACAAGCGCCTTGCCACGCTCATTCCCGGTGACAGGGATATGTATAACCACCTGAACGGCTCCATCAGCCTTCTTGCCCCCTCTTCGCTCACGCACCTGGCAGGCGTAGACCCTGAATTGCTCAATCTCGTGCAGATGGCGCGACAGCCCCTGCGCCAGATCATGAACACACGGGAACAGATGGGAACCTTCGGCTGGACACTGTGCATGTATCCCACACAGGCGCTGGCGGCTCAGGCGAGGCTCAGCCTGCAGGAATACGCCCGGCAGATCGAGCTTGCCTGTTATCTGGACGACGGCACGCCCACCCGCAAGTGGCGGCTGCTTGCCAAGCAGATAGAAGCCCTGCGCGAGGAACTGACCGGCCTCGGCAACTGCACGCTGAAAGTGGAATCCGAAACGGTGGACCTGCTGCTCAAGGTTGGCGAACGCCGCACATGGGCGGGGCTGACAGGGCGCAACCTGCCCAGCTTCGAACTGTATGTTTCTCCCGACTACCGCACGGTGGAAGGCGTATACACATCAAACCTTCCCTCATTCCGTTCAGGCAACATTGTCCGTGATGTGCGGCTGGAGTTCAAGGCAGGCCGCGTTACGGCCGTGAGCGCCGAGCACAGCGAAGAATTCGTGATCAAGCAGCTGAACATGGATGAAGGCGCTTCCCGCATCGGCGAGTTTGCTCTGGTGGATAAACGCTTCTCCCGCATTTCCGCGTTCATGGCCAACACCCTGTATGACGAAAACCACGGTGGCACGTGGGGTTCCATGCATATGGCCCTTGGCAACGCCTATACCAACACCTTTGCGGGCGAGGCCACGGAATATAACGAAGAGTTGCGCCGCGCGCTCGGCTTCAACTCATCCATGCTGCACTGGGACCTCGTCAACACGGACCGGAAGCGCGTAACCGCCATCCTCGCCGACGGAACACGCAAAACCATCTATGAAGACGGAGAATTCACGCTTTAA
- the glmU gene encoding bifunctional UDP-N-acetylglucosamine diphosphorylase/glucosamine-1-phosphate N-acetyltransferase GlmU, with protein sequence MSSKNTIGALILAAGKGTRMHSDKPKVLQPLLGEPMLRYVYTALDPIFGDGIWTVIGHGADMVSRTFEMESRNFVLQSEQLGTGHALQVAWPELIRSGLNRVLVVNGDTPLLPQPRIMAFMKEVVDRDADIGFMTLTLADPASFGRVVRHNGEVAAIVEAKDFDENMHGQEPNEINAGIYLLKIDSISPLLEKLQNTNKSGEYYITDLVELAVARRMKVCGVDCGQDPHLLGINNPAELVRSESLLRTNLVLEWLEQGVMIHAPETVRIGPMVYLEPGAVLHGPCELYGNTEVRTGATVQSHTWLRNAIVSSGAEVRPFCHIEDAEIGPDCIVGPYARLRPGAVLEEGSRVGNFVEMKKSVLGKKSKANHFTYLGDTEVGVGANIGAGTITCNYDGVNKHKTVIGDGAFIGSNSALVAPVTIGANSLVGAGSVITKDVPDDTLAIARGVQKNLPRKRKS encoded by the coding sequence ATGTCCTCTAAAAATACCATTGGTGCCCTTATCCTTGCTGCGGGCAAGGGAACCAGAATGCATTCCGACAAGCCCAAAGTGCTGCAGCCGCTTCTCGGCGAACCCATGCTGCGCTATGTGTATACTGCCCTCGATCCCATTTTCGGCGACGGCATATGGACTGTCATCGGCCACGGTGCCGACATGGTCAGCCGTACGTTCGAAATGGAATCGCGGAACTTCGTATTGCAAAGTGAACAGCTCGGCACAGGCCATGCCCTGCAGGTTGCCTGGCCGGAATTGATCAGGTCCGGCCTGAACCGTGTGCTGGTGGTGAACGGTGATACCCCGCTGCTGCCCCAGCCGCGTATCATGGCCTTTATGAAGGAAGTGGTGGACCGTGATGCCGATATCGGCTTCATGACCCTCACGCTGGCCGATCCGGCTTCCTTCGGCAGGGTTGTCCGGCATAACGGCGAAGTGGCCGCCATTGTGGAGGCCAAGGATTTCGATGAGAACATGCACGGGCAGGAACCCAACGAAATCAACGCCGGTATCTATCTGCTCAAGATTGATTCCATATCGCCGCTGCTGGAAAAGCTCCAGAATACCAATAAGAGCGGTGAGTATTACATAACCGACCTTGTGGAACTGGCGGTGGCGCGCCGTATGAAGGTGTGTGGCGTGGATTGCGGGCAGGACCCGCATCTGCTCGGCATCAACAATCCGGCGGAGCTTGTCCGTTCCGAGTCGCTTCTGCGCACCAATCTGGTGCTTGAGTGGCTGGAGCAGGGTGTCATGATCCATGCGCCGGAAACGGTGCGCATCGGACCAATGGTATACCTTGAGCCCGGTGCCGTGCTGCACGGCCCGTGCGAACTGTACGGCAATACGGAAGTGCGCACGGGCGCAACGGTCCAGTCACATACGTGGCTGCGTAACGCCATTGTTTCTTCCGGAGCCGAGGTGCGGCCCTTCTGTCATATCGAGGACGCCGAGATCGGCCCTGACTGCATTGTGGGCCCCTATGCCCGCCTGCGTCCGGGTGCCGTTCTTGAGGAAGGATCGCGCGTTGGCAACTTTGTCGAAATGAAGAAGTCGGTGCTCGGTAAAAAATCCAAGGCCAACCACTTTACCTATCTCGGCGATACCGAGGTGGGCGTGGGGGCCAACATTGGTGCAGGGACCATTACCTGCAACTACGACGGCGTGAACAAGCACAAAACCGTAATCGGCGACGGTGCGTTCATCGGTTCCAATTCGGCGCTGGTGGCCCCTGTGACCATAGGAGCGAACAGCCTTGTGGGCGCGGGATCGGTCATTACCAAGGATGTGCCGGATGATACGCTCGCCATTGCGCGCGGCGTGCAGAAGAATCTTCCCAGAAAACGGAAGTCTTGA
- a CDS encoding HU family DNA-binding protein, which translates to MTKAEFVEKIFSKANLASKTQAEAALDATIATIVEALKGGDSVVFTGFGSFKVAERAARKGRNPRSGEEIVIPATKIVKFTPGKMLKDAVK; encoded by the coding sequence ATGACCAAAGCAGAATTTGTAGAAAAGATTTTTTCCAAGGCGAACCTCGCATCCAAGACTCAGGCAGAAGCTGCTCTTGATGCAACCATCGCTACCATCGTAGAAGCCCTTAAGGGTGGCGATTCCGTTGTATTCACCGGCTTCGGCAGCTTCAAGGTTGCTGAGCGCGCTGCTCGCAAGGGCCGCAACCCCCGTTCCGGCGAAGAAATCGTAATTCCCGCCACCAAGATTGTGAAGTTCACCCCCGGCAAGATGCTGAAGGATGCCGTAAAGTAA
- a CDS encoding AraC family transcriptional regulator, which yields MNVKIERLPLLRVATVRAYGPYEKSGPEAWQMLTPWIARHNILTAKTMFLGFCHDDPNITASGRIRYDAAVTLPEGFIPDDFVHTVEVPSLEYAVTVHKGPYATLSHVWASLFWDWLPGSSRRPADAPLMEQYLSDPYLDSEEDLVTRLYLPLTTI from the coding sequence ATGAATGTGAAGATCGAACGTCTGCCCTTACTACGCGTTGCTACCGTCCGCGCCTACGGCCCTTATGAAAAATCTGGGCCGGAGGCATGGCAGATGCTGACGCCCTGGATTGCCAGACACAACATACTCACGGCAAAAACCATGTTTCTCGGTTTCTGCCATGACGATCCTAACATAACGGCCTCCGGCAGGATTCGGTATGATGCGGCAGTGACCCTGCCGGAAGGATTCATCCCTGATGACTTCGTCCATACCGTTGAGGTTCCGAGCCTGGAATACGCTGTTACGGTCCATAAAGGACCGTATGCAACGCTTTCCCACGTCTGGGCCTCGCTATTCTGGGACTGGCTGCCGGGCAGCAGCCGCCGCCCTGCGGATGCCCCGCTCATGGAACAATACCTGAGCGACCCGTACCTTGATTCGGAAGAAGACCTTGTAACCAGACTGTATCTCCCGTTAACAACAATCTGA
- a CDS encoding tetratricopeptide repeat protein, which yields MRRTLVILWCLWGLFPGAPCKAQSPPAPSFNHSVAVAFGGELGLSAALRVSEAMARIGVMQKASLWLERDKNVQLAKLAYGQTDAEVLRDAQPLAWMIYRPVITEQEKIGRAPDLGVRSTATIVHPARFPDLLKNALLQPKQMLLHRKLLDYEQRILRRFVQLSAAMQGGGAPADALTRQYEPQFAVVANELHAITLLRDQLPDLQNGVWQHPDAVSGAMRQALELAPDNPLLWYAKGTADYQLQRSQDALDALDRCIDMAPGFAQALHDRGTAYLRLHLTTLAIADYDAAIRLQPRNADFFRSRGSAYLVDEDFVPMCRDFYTACSLGACENYHWATSRGHCKADAPPAAQ from the coding sequence ATGCGCCGGACCCTTGTCATTCTCTGGTGCCTCTGGGGACTCTTCCCGGGGGCACCGTGCAAGGCTCAGTCACCTCCGGCTCCTTCCTTCAACCATTCGGTAGCTGTGGCCTTTGGCGGTGAACTGGGCCTGTCTGCAGCCCTGAGGGTATCGGAAGCCATGGCCCGCATCGGGGTCATGCAAAAAGCCTCTCTCTGGCTGGAAAGGGACAAGAATGTCCAGCTGGCCAAACTCGCCTACGGACAGACCGATGCCGAAGTCCTGCGCGATGCCCAGCCGCTGGCATGGATGATATACCGCCCCGTCATCACCGAGCAGGAAAAGATAGGCAGAGCACCGGACCTCGGTGTCCGCTCTACAGCCACAATCGTCCATCCTGCCCGTTTTCCCGATCTTCTCAAAAACGCCCTGCTCCAGCCAAAGCAGATGCTTCTGCACCGTAAGCTGCTTGATTACGAGCAGCGTATTCTGCGCCGCTTCGTGCAGCTTTCCGCAGCCATGCAAGGCGGCGGAGCGCCTGCGGATGCCCTGACCAGGCAATACGAGCCGCAGTTTGCTGTCGTAGCCAACGAGCTGCACGCCATAACCCTGTTGCGCGACCAGCTGCCCGACCTGCAGAACGGGGTATGGCAGCACCCTGACGCCGTCTCCGGTGCCATGCGGCAGGCTCTTGAACTGGCCCCGGACAACCCGCTGCTCTGGTATGCCAAGGGAACCGCCGATTATCAGCTCCAGCGCTCGCAGGACGCGCTGGACGCCCTTGACCGGTGCATCGATATGGCACCCGGGTTTGCGCAGGCCCTGCACGACCGGGGAACCGCCTATCTGCGCCTGCACCTGACCACACTGGCCATTGCCGACTATGATGCCGCCATCCGCCTGCAACCCCGCAATGCGGACTTCTTCCGCTCGCGTGGCTCGGCCTATCTGGTGGACGAAGATTTTGTTCCCATGTGCAGAGATTTTTACACGGCATGCTCGCTCGGGGCCTGCGAGAACTACCACTGGGCTACGAGCCGCGGGCACTGCAAAGCAGACGCGCCACCTGCCGCACAATGA
- a CDS encoding glycerate kinase type-2 family protein codes for MTAQRRDTLRSILDAALHAVAPDKAIHRHVTVAGSAMTIAGQPYDLDSFDRIFIIGAGKGAAPMAATLETMLGNRITEGIICVKYGHTVPTRIVDVREGAHPVPDANGEQAARDILAIAEKATERDLVLCVITGGASALTPALVEGIRLEDGKKATSLLLECGATIHEINAIRKHLSIFGSGNLARAAHPARLAALIISDVVGDNLDVIASGPTSPDSSTFAQCMEIVERYGIRDRLPANILARLEAGARGEIAETPKQGDPVFSTVQNVLVATNLQALEAAAAAALQAGYTPRILTSTMTGEARDKARELVDTAMNLCLDGKEVAGPVCLLAGGETTVTITGSGLGGRNQEMALAASLYLQDCEHITMLCAGTDGSDGPTDAAGGFACSRTLERAACCSLDAQAYLADNNAYHFLDKTDNLLKTGPTLTNVMDLALVLVDCPR; via the coding sequence ATGACAGCCCAAAGACGCGACACTCTGCGGTCCATTCTCGACGCCGCACTGCATGCCGTAGCCCCGGACAAAGCCATCCACCGGCATGTAACCGTTGCCGGTTCCGCCATGACCATCGCAGGTCAGCCATACGACCTTGATTCTTTTGACCGCATCTTCATCATCGGAGCAGGCAAGGGTGCCGCCCCCATGGCCGCCACGCTGGAAACAATGCTCGGCAACAGAATTACCGAAGGCATAATTTGTGTGAAATACGGCCACACAGTCCCCACCCGCATTGTTGACGTGCGCGAAGGAGCACATCCGGTACCCGATGCAAACGGCGAGCAGGCCGCCCGCGACATTCTTGCCATTGCGGAAAAGGCGACGGAACGGGACCTTGTCTTATGCGTCATCACCGGCGGCGCAAGTGCACTCACTCCGGCACTGGTTGAAGGCATACGCCTTGAAGACGGCAAAAAGGCCACGTCCCTGCTGCTGGAGTGCGGGGCCACCATTCACGAAATAAACGCCATACGGAAACACCTTTCCATCTTCGGCAGCGGCAACCTCGCACGCGCGGCCCATCCGGCCCGCCTTGCAGCGCTTATTATTTCCGATGTGGTGGGGGACAATCTGGATGTCATCGCATCCGGCCCCACCTCGCCGGATTCCTCAACCTTTGCGCAGTGCATGGAAATCGTGGAGCGCTACGGCATCCGGGACAGGCTGCCCGCCAATATCCTCGCCAGGCTCGAAGCTGGAGCACGGGGCGAGATTGCCGAAACACCCAAACAGGGTGATCCGGTTTTCTCCACAGTGCAGAACGTGCTGGTGGCAACCAACCTGCAGGCTCTGGAGGCCGCAGCCGCTGCTGCACTGCAGGCCGGATACACGCCGCGCATTCTCACCTCCACCATGACCGGCGAAGCGCGCGATAAGGCAAGGGAACTAGTAGATACCGCCATGAACCTGTGTCTGGACGGCAAAGAAGTGGCAGGCCCCGTATGCCTGCTTGCCGGAGGCGAAACCACGGTTACCATCACGGGCAGCGGTCTGGGCGGCCGCAATCAGGAAATGGCTCTGGCCGCCTCTCTCTATCTGCAGGACTGCGAGCACATCACCATGCTCTGCGCCGGTACCGACGGCTCAGACGGCCCCACTGACGCTGCCGGCGGGTTTGCCTGCTCCCGCACGCTGGAACGCGCCGCCTGCTGCTCGCTTGATGCGCAGGCGTACCTTGCAGACAACAACGCCTACCACTTTCTGGACAAGACCGACAATCTGCTCAAAACCGGCCCCACACTGACCAACGTGATGGATCTGGCGCTCGTGCTTGTGGATTGTCCCAGATAG